Proteins from a genomic interval of Lycium ferocissimum isolate CSIRO_LF1 chromosome 2, AGI_CSIRO_Lferr_CH_V1, whole genome shotgun sequence:
- the LOC132047047 gene encoding UDP-glycosyltransferase 708C1-like, translated as METHVALLPSAGMGHLMPFLRLASMLASRNCKVTLLTAQPAVSAAESNHLNSFFTAHPHIQRLDFHVLPIQPSNPHHDPFFLQFEAIIRSVHLLPPLLSSLSPPISALFLDIAAATCVDQLSDDPSLSISYYILSTTSARFFSLISHLPHLTLEDHSKYSNKKLQLPGLPPFSISNIPPPLFNPENLFTTQLISNSRAISKVKGIVSNTFRWFESETIEALNSGNTSITLPQFLPIGPFKPYEDDGKCCSLSWLDEQPAKSVVYVSFGSRTAMSKDQIKELGEGLLKTTQKFLWVLKSVKVDKVEETGLEELLGSSLLGRIKEKRQGMVVKEWVKQEDILAHPAIGGFFSHCGWNSLVEAAQRGMPMLAWTLHGDQRFNAEVVEKAGLGLWPKNWGWLGERLVKSEEIEEKIEDLMQDHKLRSMAQKVGEEAIQAWEIGGTSEKVLGQIIEMLTLKV; from the coding sequence ATGGAAACTCATGTTGCGCTGCTTCCAAGTGCTGGAATGGGGCATTTGATGCCATTTCTTCGCCTCGCTTCCATGTTAGCTTCTCGTAATTGTAAGGTCACTTTACTCACTGCCCAGCCTGCTGTCTCAGCCGCTGAATCTAACCATTTGAATAGCTTCTTTACCGCTCATCCACATATTCAACGCCTGGATTTTCATGTCCTTCCAATACAGCCATCGAATCCTCACCATGATCCCTTTTTCCTTCAGTTTGAAGCTATTATTCGCTCTGTTCATCTTCTCCCTCCTCTTCTATCTTCTTTATCCCCACCCATCTCCGCTCTTTTTCTTGACATTGCTGCTGCAACATGTGTTGATCAGCTTTCTGATGACCCGTCACTGTCCATATCTTATTACATCTTAAGTACAACTTCTGCTAGATTCTTTTCTCTTATTAGCCACCTACCTCACTTGACACTTGAAGACCATTCCAAATACAGTAATAAGAAACTGCAGCTTCCTGGTTTACCCCCATTTTCAATATCGAATATTCCTCCTCCTTTGTTCAACCCAGAGAATCTCTTCACCACCCAATTGATCTCAAACAGTCGAGCTATCTCGAAAGTTAAAGGTATTGTTTCCAACACGTTCCGTTGGTTTGAGTCAGAGACAATTGAAGCCCTCAACAGTGGCAATACCAGTATTACTCTTCCACAATTTCTACCCATTGGACCTTTCAAGCCTTATGAGGACGATGGAAAATGCTGTTCTCTTTCTTGGTTAGATGAACAACCTGCCAAATCAGTTGTATATGTTAGCTTTGGAAGCAGAACAGCAATGTCAAAGGACCAAATAAAAGAACTAGGAGAGGGGTTGTTGAAGACCACGCAAAAGTTCCTTTGGGTATTAAAATCCGTCAAAGTGGACAAAGTAGAAGAAACAGGACTAGAAGAATTACTAGGAAGTTCACTCTTAGGGAGaattaaagagaaaagacaGGGAATGGTTGTTAAAGAATGGGTGAAACAGGAAGATATTTTGGCACATCCCGCCATAGGAGGATTCTTTAGTCACTGTGGATGGAATTCTCTAGTGGAAGCAGCTCAGAGAGGAATGCCCATGCTGGCTTGGACACTACACGGGGACCAAAGGTTTAACGCGGAAGTGGTGGAAAAGGCAGGGTTGGGGTTGTGGCCAAAAAATTGGGGTTGGCTGGGCGAGAGATTAGTAAAGTCGGAAGAGATTGAGGAGAAGATTGAAGACTTAATGCAAGATCACAAGTTGAGGTCAATGGCTCAGAAGGTTGGCGAAGAGGCTATACAGGCTTGGGAAATTGGTGGTACATCAGAAAAAGTTCTTGGACAAATAATTGAAATGCTGACGCTCAAAGTTTGA